The following proteins are co-located in the Patescibacteria group bacterium genome:
- a CDS encoding cob(I)yrinic acid a,c-diamide adenosyltransferase: MHIHPKPTKSHQPKKKLGYLHLYTGAGKGKTSAALGVLLRAAGQGHRVLMIQFLKGHKDAGEFLAFQKLGSNIEIVQFGRADLLSLDALQAADAYFTKQGLDYARQAMRSKQRPDVLILDEITSAVHYGLLPIEELVDFLDNRHRETEVVLTGAEAHPALFNLADLVTVMQPAKHYFNYVNFAPRLGIEH; the protein is encoded by the coding sequence ATGCATATTCATCCTAAGCCAACCAAGTCACATCAGCCAAAGAAAAAATTAGGTTATCTTCATCTCTATACCGGCGCGGGTAAAGGTAAAACCTCAGCGGCTTTGGGTGTTTTGTTACGCGCGGCTGGGCAAGGCCATCGTGTCTTGATGATTCAATTTTTAAAGGGGCACAAAGATGCCGGTGAGTTTCTAGCCTTTCAGAAATTAGGGTCTAATATCGAAATTGTTCAATTTGGTCGAGCTGATTTATTGTCACTCGATGCACTTCAAGCCGCTGATGCTTATTTTACGAAACAAGGTTTAGATTATGCTCGCCAGGCGATGCGCAGTAAACAACGCCCGGATGTTCTAATCTTAGATGAAATTACCTCAGCGGTGCACTATGGTCTATTGCCAATTGAAGAACTGGTTGATTTTCTTGATAATCGTCACCGTGAAACTGAAGTAGTTCTAACCGGCGCTGAAGCGCACCCGGCGCTCTTTAATCTGGCCGATTTAGTGACCGTGATGCAACCGGCTAAGCATTATTTCAATTACGTCAACTTTGCCCCTAGGCTTGGTATTGAACATTAG
- a CDS encoding adenosylcobalamin-dependent ribonucleoside-diphosphate reductase: MYNLQGLAKDVFFDRYTLKDDQGKRIEDTPEQMWQRVAKAIATVEKTDSKKQEWEEKFYSILNGFDFVPGGRILSGAGSGVPLTLYNCFVIPSPDDSRGGILDSVKLMVEIMSRGGGVGVNLSSVRPRGAYVKGVNGTASGAVSFGALYSFATGLIIQGGSRRGALMLMLDIDHPDVMEFITVKRTMGQITNANLSVCVSDSFMQAVKANADWNLQWRGKVYKTVKARDLWNLVCESAWASGEPGLMFKERYNKESNAWYFEEIIATNPCGEQGLPAWGVCNLGSINVANCVRADNTFDYDRLGKVARIAIRFLDNVVDTTEYFFPENEAAQRRIRRTGLGTMGLADALIKMNVRYGSPESLEIVEKMHQTIRDEAYAASSELAVEKGPFPAFDKDKFMQGVFIKRLPQALQDTIARQGLRNGVLLTQAPTGTTSILAGVSSGIEPVYDFAFQRKDRLGVHTVYHPLYKAWKDAHPDVNDMPDYFVSAKVLTPEEHVRMQASIQRYVDSSISKTVNAPHTHTQEQVQELYIKAYDLGCKGVTYFRDGSRSEAVLTSLTDTKKDSAAKPDKTETKDAIISPRLRPEKVAGITYKIKTGYGTMFVTVNHDEDGKPFEVFATIGKAGGVFAEESEAICRLVSLALRARIPLPTVVEQIKGIRGPMPIFGKNGMILSIPDAIAQVLSQHMQDLELKPAPAQQQAEVEQMVEDTMTTTVKKAEGKYKLISASSSVANTGFSPECPECSSIMAMAEGCLTCFNCGYSKCS, translated from the coding sequence ATGTACAATCTGCAGGGCTTAGCCAAAGACGTCTTTTTCGATCGCTATACTTTAAAGGACGACCAAGGCAAGCGCATCGAAGACACTCCCGAACAAATGTGGCAGCGGGTAGCTAAAGCCATTGCGACTGTTGAAAAAACTGATAGCAAAAAACAAGAGTGGGAAGAAAAATTCTATAGTATATTAAATGGTTTCGATTTTGTTCCAGGTGGCCGAATATTATCCGGCGCGGGCTCTGGCGTACCTTTAACGTTATATAACTGCTTTGTTATCCCATCACCCGATGATAGTCGAGGTGGCATTTTGGATAGTGTTAAACTGATGGTGGAAATTATGAGCCGAGGCGGTGGTGTGGGAGTGAATCTTTCCAGTGTGCGTCCGCGCGGGGCTTATGTGAAAGGGGTCAATGGCACCGCTTCCGGGGCGGTCTCGTTTGGGGCATTGTATTCCTTTGCCACCGGCTTGATTATTCAAGGTGGGTCAAGACGAGGCGCATTAATGCTCATGTTGGATATTGATCATCCTGATGTAATGGAATTCATCACGGTTAAACGTACCATGGGTCAAATTACTAACGCCAATTTGTCGGTGTGTGTGTCGGATAGTTTCATGCAAGCAGTCAAAGCCAATGCCGATTGGAATCTACAATGGCGCGGTAAAGTTTACAAAACAGTCAAAGCTAGAGATTTATGGAATCTTGTCTGTGAATCCGCTTGGGCATCTGGTGAGCCAGGTTTAATGTTCAAAGAACGTTACAATAAAGAATCCAATGCTTGGTACTTTGAAGAAATTATCGCCACTAATCCATGTGGTGAGCAAGGTTTACCGGCTTGGGGTGTATGTAATTTAGGATCAATCAACGTAGCTAACTGTGTGCGCGCCGATAATACTTTTGATTATGATCGTTTGGGAAAGGTAGCCCGGATTGCTATTCGGTTCTTAGATAATGTAGTCGATACCACTGAGTATTTCTTCCCAGAAAATGAAGCGGCCCAACGGCGCATTAGACGCACTGGTTTAGGCACTATGGGGTTAGCCGATGCTTTGATAAAAATGAACGTGCGTTATGGTAGCCCAGAATCACTAGAGATTGTTGAAAAGATGCATCAGACCATTCGCGATGAAGCCTATGCCGCTAGCAGTGAATTAGCGGTAGAAAAAGGTCCGTTTCCGGCTTTTGACAAGGATAAATTCATGCAAGGAGTTTTCATTAAACGTTTACCTCAGGCTTTGCAAGATACCATCGCGCGGCAAGGTTTACGCAATGGTGTGTTATTAACTCAAGCTCCCACTGGCACCACCAGTATTCTGGCTGGCGTTAGTTCTGGTATTGAACCAGTCTATGATTTTGCTTTCCAACGCAAAGATCGTTTAGGTGTACATACGGTGTATCACCCCTTATATAAAGCCTGGAAGGATGCACACCCTGATGTTAATGACATGCCTGATTATTTTGTTAGTGCCAAAGTGTTAACACCAGAAGAACACGTGCGCATGCAAGCTTCGATTCAGCGCTATGTTGATTCTAGTATCAGTAAAACGGTTAATGCTCCACATACACACACGCAAGAACAAGTACAAGAGCTTTATATCAAGGCGTATGATTTAGGTTGTAAAGGAGTAACATATTTCCGAGATGGTTCACGCAGTGAAGCCGTGTTGACCAGTTTAACCGACACTAAAAAAGACTCAGCCGCTAAACCTGACAAAACCGAGACCAAAGATGCGATTATTTCACCTCGTTTGCGTCCAGAAAAAGTGGCTGGCATCACGTATAAGATTAAAACTGGTTACGGTACCATGTTTGTAACAGTTAATCATGATGAAGACGGTAAACCATTTGAAGTGTTCGCCACGATTGGTAAAGCCGGTGGAGTGTTTGCGGAAGAATCTGAGGCGATCTGTCGGTTGGTGTCGCTCGCCTTACGCGCTCGTATCCCATTGCCAACTGTGGTTGAGCAAATTAAAGGGATTCGTGGACCAATGCCGATCTTTGGTAAGAACGGTATGATTTTATCTATTCCCGATGCTATCGCGCAGGTGCTCAGCCAACACATGCAAGACCTTGAATTAAAACCAGCCCCGGCGCAACAACAAGCTGAAGTTGAACAAATGGTGGAAGACACTATGACAACCACGGTGAAAAAAGCCGAAGGCAAATATAAACTAATTTCCGCCAGTTCGTCGGTAGCCAACACCGGTTTCTCCCCAGAGTGTCCGGAATGTAGTAGTATCATGGCCATGGCCGAAGGCTGCCTAACTTGCTTTAACTGTGGGTATTCTAAGTGTAGTTAA
- a CDS encoding DUF6580 family putative transport protein produces the protein MKHFTKKNLIIAISLIVLGGLGRLLLLEYPNVETLTSVSIIAGALLGPYLGLLVSLCSVVGTDMVIGNTNIMLYTWSAWAIIGLASSLLKRRQRKTIQVWQDSLKFTGFGMITTLFFYLWTNFGVWQLSGMYAHTSAGLMLSYINGLPFLRNQLLGNLFLVPVLSVISLTVVKYLVYSHAYNHQRISHRRSIVRAS, from the coding sequence ATGAAACATTTTACAAAAAAGAATTTAATAATCGCAATAAGTTTAATTGTCTTGGGTGGATTAGGTAGATTGTTATTACTTGAGTATCCAAATGTTGAAACTTTAACTAGTGTATCGATTATAGCGGGGGCGTTACTGGGGCCGTATCTGGGATTACTAGTTAGTTTGTGTAGTGTCGTTGGTACGGATATGGTAATAGGTAATACCAATATTATGCTCTACACCTGGAGTGCCTGGGCGATAATTGGTTTAGCTAGTTCTTTGTTAAAAAGACGACAGCGTAAAACTATTCAAGTTTGGCAGGATAGTTTAAAGTTCACCGGGTTTGGTATGATAACAACACTATTCTTTTATTTGTGGACGAATTTTGGTGTCTGGCAGCTTAGTGGTATGTACGCCCACACGTCGGCCGGTTTAATGCTATCATATATTAATGGGTTGCCGTTTTTACGCAATCAACTATTAGGGAATTTATTTCTAGTACCAGTGTTATCGGTTATTTCCTTAACCGTCGTTAAATATCTAGTTTACTCTCATGCCTACAATCACCAAAGAATCTCTCATCGGCGAAGTATTGTTAGAGCATCCTGA
- a CDS encoding glutamine synthetase family protein, giving the protein MTTAEILAKVKAEHVTMVGFWFTDVLGQLKGITFPVERLERYLEEGTFFDGSSIDGFSRIEESDLVLKPILDSFAILPIEADVHKIARFMCSVYDAHGLPYGSDPRNVLARNVAFAKQQGYDYFVGPELEYFYFKDNTATVGLDKAGYFDQITLEQGTILRERTVEALERLGYSVERGHHEVAPSQQEINMKYSDSLSMGDIVMTYKYVVKEIAREHGAYATFMPKPIFGQNGSGMHVHQSLWKNGENMFHDSRDEYGLSSLAKSYVAGILKHMPEIVLVTNQYVNSYKRLVPGYEAPAYLAWGRRNRSTLVRIPLTRGEANATRIELRCPDPAANPYLTFAVMLRAGLKGIMENYQLSPATENDIFEMSDEAMAKANITALPGSLKEAINLAKNSVLLKDTLGEDVHAKLIMNKEMEWNNYRRQVHHYEIETYLPML; this is encoded by the coding sequence ATGACGACAGCGGAAATATTAGCCAAAGTGAAAGCCGAACACGTGACCATGGTAGGATTTTGGTTTACCGATGTACTCGGCCAACTAAAGGGAATTACTTTTCCGGTAGAAAGACTCGAGCGCTATTTAGAAGAGGGCACCTTTTTTGATGGTTCATCGATTGATGGTTTCTCCCGCATCGAAGAAAGCGATTTAGTGCTCAAACCAATTTTAGATTCGTTCGCCATTTTACCAATTGAGGCGGATGTCCATAAAATCGCTCGCTTCATGTGCTCGGTATATGATGCTCATGGTTTACCGTATGGCTCAGACCCACGTAATGTTTTAGCCCGCAACGTCGCTTTTGCTAAACAACAGGGTTATGATTATTTTGTTGGACCTGAACTAGAATACTTTTATTTTAAAGATAATACCGCCACAGTTGGTTTAGACAAAGCCGGTTATTTTGATCAGATTACTCTGGAACAAGGTACCATTTTGCGTGAACGCACGGTGGAGGCTCTAGAACGACTCGGTTATAGCGTTGAACGTGGCCATCATGAAGTGGCTCCATCACAACAGGAGATCAACATGAAATACAGTGATTCTCTATCGATGGGAGATATTGTCATGACATATAAATATGTGGTGAAAGAAATTGCTCGTGAACATGGCGCCTATGCTACATTCATGCCCAAACCGATTTTTGGCCAAAATGGCAGCGGCATGCATGTGCACCAAAGTTTATGGAAAAATGGGGAAAATATGTTTCATGATAGTCGCGATGAATATGGTTTATCCAGTTTAGCTAAATCCTATGTGGCTGGAATTTTAAAACACATGCCGGAAATAGTCTTAGTAACTAATCAGTATGTAAACTCATATAAAAGACTCGTGCCAGGTTACGAAGCACCCGCTTACCTAGCCTGGGGTCGCCGTAACCGCTCTACGTTGGTGCGTATCCCTCTAACCCGTGGTGAAGCTAATGCTACCCGCATTGAATTACGTTGCCCAGACCCAGCCGCTAACCCTTACTTAACTTTTGCCGTAATGTTACGCGCCGGTCTAAAAGGTATTATGGAAAATTATCAATTAAGCCCAGCCACGGAAAATGATATTTTCGAAATGTCTGATGAAGCGATGGCTAAAGCCAATATCACCGCTCTGCCCGGTAGCTTAAAAGAAGCGATTAATTTAGCCAAAAACAGTGTTTTACTGAAAGACACTTTAGGTGAGGATGTGCACGCTAAACTAATCATGAATAAAGAAATGGAATGGAATAATTACCGCCGTCAAGTGCACCACTACGAAATCGAAACTTATTTGCCAATGCTTTGA
- a CDS encoding ANTAR domain-containing protein, producing MLKRQLALLERIMDTISYKLDLDEVLKEVVELVSDTMKADSCLIYLVQDDHLILKASKIPHPKMINQVAMKFGEGITGWVAEHRQLVALTEQSYADKRFKVVPYLDEDRWEAFVSVPIIYQDEIVGVINVQHRRKKQHPETELRLLRLIATQVGGAIYNAKLISETQTLKAALETRKVVEKAKGILMKKQQLTEEQAYGLIQKKSMDTKKTMKEIAEAIIIALSL from the coding sequence ATGTTAAAACGACAATTAGCCTTATTAGAGCGCATCATGGATACAATTAGCTATAAGCTTGATTTGGATGAAGTATTGAAGGAAGTGGTTGAATTAGTCTCAGATACCATGAAAGCCGACTCTTGTTTGATCTATCTAGTGCAGGATGATCACTTAATTTTGAAAGCGTCCAAGATACCACACCCAAAAATGATTAACCAAGTGGCCATGAAATTTGGTGAAGGTATCACCGGTTGGGTAGCTGAACATCGCCAGTTAGTAGCTCTTACGGAGCAATCTTATGCCGATAAACGTTTTAAAGTAGTACCCTATTTAGATGAGGATCGCTGGGAAGCCTTTGTATCAGTACCAATTATTTATCAGGATGAAATTGTGGGAGTAATTAATGTGCAACACCGCCGCAAAAAACAACATCCAGAAACCGAGTTAAGATTATTACGGTTAATTGCCACTCAAGTTGGTGGAGCCATTTATAACGCTAAACTGATTTCTGAAACGCAAACTCTCAAAGCGGCGCTAGAAACGCGTAAAGTGGTGGAAAAAGCTAAGGGTATTTTAATGAAGAAACAACAACTCACCGAAGAGCAAGCTTATGGTTTGATTCAAAAAAAATCGATGGATACAAAAAAGACTATGAAAGAAATCGCCGAAGCGATTATTATTGCTTTATCGCTGTAA
- a CDS encoding ATP-binding cassette domain-containing protein, with product MLNLQITQALILRDIHITVPTGDILTVLGKSGSGKTTLLRCIAGLQDYTGNITGFHPKRLGYIEQHNTLFPHLTVEENINYPLHVRHLKKSSTEIMNDCGVAQLTTRYPHEISGGEIRRVMLARSLVYEPTVLLCDEPFAALDAITRVELARWFKQLITQKNITVIYVTHDIKEAQFMSQHLIILDQGKMTDNTSLLHAHF from the coding sequence ATGCTCAACCTCCAGATTACTCAGGCGTTAATCCTTAGAGATATTCACATTACTGTACCCACTGGTGATATTTTAACTGTGCTGGGAAAATCCGGTTCGGGTAAAACTACATTATTACGCTGTATCGCCGGCTTACAAGATTATACTGGTAATATAACAGGTTTCCATCCAAAACGACTTGGATATATTGAACAACACAATACCCTCTTTCCACATCTTACTGTCGAAGAAAATATAAATTATCCCTTACATGTTCGACACCTAAAAAAATCAAGTACTGAGATTATGAATGATTGTGGTGTCGCACAATTAACTACCCGTTACCCCCATGAAATTAGTGGTGGTGAAATTAGGCGTGTAATGTTAGCCAGAAGTTTAGTTTATGAACCAACGGTATTATTGTGTGACGAACCTTTCGCCGCGCTTGATGCTATTACTCGGGTAGAGCTGGCGCGCTGGTTTAAACAACTAATAACGCAAAAAAACATTACTGTCATATACGTTACTCACGATATTAAAGAGGCACAGTTCATGAGCCAGCACTTAATTATACTCGATCAGGGTAAAATGACTGATAATACTAGCCTATTGCACGCTCACTTCTAA
- a CDS encoding ABC transporter permease subunit codes for MAYQLWSVIWFTLWQASLTTLLAIFLGGSLALFERATRAHPPTFLFPIFYLPVFLPPILVSTSFIQLFSGSSLLYTPTMVVLAHLYYNIPLAYLAIHSALQAISFHTEESARVLGANNKQLFLTLWWPQLKPTILGVAGIIFLYCITSFALPLQLGGIHAQTLEVWLYQRIILYHDYNLVGWITGLQTVIFSLVILLIIRPNLKPQLSFTPPTIIHHSSFFIHFIHACLAIIVLTPLAFFVFKTISQTNLKTLTLLTHSHFFLSILWTTMLASSVIITTLFISLLLKSSFKISVLLLTLSPVTLGFIWLLILGQSKLSLWLALVIGLVPITNYFIAQSYRQLPEYFHNTAKILGANYLQQYLLEINWLKPTISQVISLGIAFVFGDIALASLLAPNNAPTSMQVAFGLLSSYHFQVGSLALVCILGIIFITICSTSRLLRR; via the coding sequence ATGGCATACCAGCTTTGGTCTGTAATTTGGTTTACTCTCTGGCAAGCTAGTTTAACTACCCTATTGGCAATTTTTCTAGGTGGTAGTCTAGCCCTGTTTGAGCGTGCTACTCGTGCCCATCCCCCAACTTTCCTATTTCCTATTTTCTATCTACCTGTTTTTCTTCCCCCTATCCTAGTGAGTACCAGTTTTATTCAGCTCTTTTCGGGCTCGTCACTGCTCTATACACCAACCATGGTGGTACTGGCCCACCTCTACTACAATATCCCTCTGGCTTATCTTGCGATTCATTCTGCTTTGCAGGCTATCTCATTTCATACCGAAGAGTCGGCTCGGGTGTTAGGAGCGAACAATAAACAACTGTTTCTTACCCTGTGGTGGCCACAACTCAAACCAACTATCCTAGGTGTAGCCGGTATCATCTTTTTGTACTGTATCACTAGTTTTGCACTACCCTTACAACTAGGTGGTATCCATGCCCAAACTCTCGAAGTGTGGCTGTATCAACGCATTATCCTCTATCATGATTATAACCTAGTTGGTTGGATCACCGGCTTGCAGACTGTGATTTTCAGTCTGGTTATTTTATTAATAATTCGTCCCAATCTTAAACCCCAACTATCTTTTACGCCCCCCACCATCATTCATCATTCTTCATTCTTCATTCATTTTATTCATGCCTGTTTAGCAATAATAGTACTAACTCCTCTTGCATTCTTTGTTTTTAAAACAATTAGTCAAACCAATCTTAAAACACTGACCTTATTAACTCACAGCCATTTTTTTCTAAGTATTCTTTGGACAACAATGTTAGCCAGTTCTGTTATTATAACAACTTTATTTATCAGTCTATTATTAAAATCTTCCTTTAAAATCAGTGTTTTATTATTAACCTTATCACCAGTAACACTGGGTTTTATCTGGTTACTGATATTAGGCCAAAGTAAATTAAGCCTCTGGTTAGCTCTGGTAATCGGATTAGTACCGATCACAAATTATTTCATCGCCCAAAGTTATCGGCAACTACCGGAATATTTTCATAACACAGCCAAAATATTAGGTGCTAATTACTTACAACAATATCTGTTAGAAATTAACTGGTTAAAACCGACTATTAGCCAGGTGATAAGTTTAGGCATCGCCTTTGTGTTTGGCGATATTGCCTTGGCTAGTTTACTTGCCCCCAACAATGCTCCAACTAGCATGCAAGTAGCCTTTGGCTTGTTATCTAGTTATCATTTTCAAGTTGGTAGTTTAGCGCTTGTGTGTATATTAGGGATAATTTTTATAACCATATGCTCAACCTCCAGATTACTCAGGCGTTAA
- a CDS encoding thiamine ABC transporter substrate-binding protein — MKKIYILLTVFLFGTGCVKSTPVATEPTTLTVYTYDSLSADYGLLPAIKDQFEQDHQITLNIVSFTDTGAMLNQLIAEKNNPKADVVLGLDNINLPDLKTNNLLDPYKPTRASAIPKRLRFDNDFTMTPFDYGYVSFVYDSQALTFSEPISLMELVNNSAYNKKIIIEQPGLSSPGTQLLFWAHQALGDDQAKEFFDKLSNQVLTVAPDWNTAYYSMFLNDQAPIVLSYVTSPAYHIDQEQTDRYKTIPITDGYLPQVEGVGLVHGSAATTLGQQFIDYMLSQPVQQAIPTTQWMFPVLKNEVTLPDAYSQIITPNLKTSLPLDEITIQNNYTPYLEQWHTSFGL; from the coding sequence GTGAAAAAAATATATATACTACTCACCGTATTTCTTTTTGGTACTGGTTGTGTAAAATCAACACCAGTGGCCACCGAACCGACTACATTAACAGTTTACACATACGACAGCTTATCGGCCGACTATGGATTACTCCCAGCCATTAAAGATCAATTTGAACAGGATCATCAAATCACTTTAAATATTGTTAGTTTTACTGATACTGGGGCGATGTTAAATCAATTAATCGCGGAGAAAAATAATCCTAAGGCCGACGTAGTGTTAGGGTTAGATAACATTAACCTACCTGATTTAAAAACTAATAATCTACTAGATCCATATAAACCAACCAGAGCTAGTGCTATTCCAAAACGACTCCGGTTTGATAATGATTTTACTATGACCCCGTTTGATTATGGTTATGTTAGTTTCGTCTATGATAGTCAGGCACTAACCTTTTCTGAACCGATTAGCTTGATGGAATTAGTAAATAATTCAGCTTACAATAAAAAAATTATTATCGAACAACCCGGTTTGTCCTCCCCCGGTACACAATTATTGTTTTGGGCACATCAGGCTTTAGGCGATGACCAAGCCAAAGAATTTTTTGATAAACTATCCAATCAAGTTCTAACAGTAGCGCCAGATTGGAACACGGCTTACTACTCAATGTTTTTAAATGATCAAGCTCCGATTGTATTAAGTTATGTTACCAGTCCGGCGTACCACATTGATCAAGAACAAACCGACCGTTACAAAACAATTCCCATAACAGATGGTTATTTACCACAAGTTGAAGGTGTCGGCTTGGTGCATGGTAGTGCAGCCACAACTCTAGGACAACAGTTTATTGATTACATGTTGAGTCAACCTGTCCAACAAGCTATCCCTACTACCCAATGGATGTTCCCTGTTTTGAAAAATGAGGTAACACTGCCTGATGCCTATTCACAAATTATCACACCGAATTTAAAAACCAGCTTACCACTTGATGAAATTACTATACAAAATAATTACACACCTTACCTAGAACAATGGCATACCAGCTTTGGTCTGTAA
- the mutM gene encoding bifunctional DNA-formamidopyrimidine glycosylase/DNA-(apurinic or apyrimidinic site) lyase, whose translation MPELPEVETLARGLRTHIVGKTITKVIVHEAKKFKGTPVELRKYVLKRTVSAVDRKAKWLVLKLSSGYSFVIHLKMTGQLLYQKKEPLPLPNNHTRVQFMFSDKTQLFFQDMRKFGYVELYSPTGLAEYFIKKRPGIEPIQPTFTFAYFNQQLKSHGNTSLKAVLLNQQLIGGIGNIYSDDICWQAKVKPMRRVKTLTLSERKAIHVAARTILQEAIKLGGTSFSHFYSVTGKQGSYWNHRKVYQRVGEPCLRCGSIIKKTRCAGRGTCYCSGCQK comes from the coding sequence ATGCCGGAATTACCTGAAGTTGAAACATTAGCGCGAGGCTTACGAACACATATTGTTGGTAAAACTATCACCAAGGTTATTGTTCATGAAGCCAAAAAGTTTAAGGGCACACCAGTAGAATTACGTAAATATGTTCTGAAAAGAACCGTCTCTGCTGTAGACAGAAAAGCCAAATGGTTGGTTTTAAAGCTGTCTTCAGGTTATAGTTTTGTCATTCATCTCAAAATGACCGGGCAGTTACTTTATCAAAAAAAAGAACCCCTGCCGTTACCGAACAACCATACCCGAGTACAATTCATGTTCAGCGATAAAACCCAATTATTTTTTCAAGATATGCGTAAGTTTGGTTATGTAGAGCTTTATAGCCCAACTGGTTTAGCCGAGTATTTTATAAAAAAACGTCCAGGAATAGAACCCATTCAACCGACTTTTACTTTTGCGTACTTTAATCAACAATTAAAAAGTCACGGTAACACATCACTTAAGGCAGTTTTATTAAACCAACAATTAATTGGCGGCATTGGTAATATTTATAGTGATGATATTTGCTGGCAAGCTAAAGTAAAACCAATGCGGCGCGTAAAAACCTTGACACTGTCTGAGCGTAAAGCCATTCACGTAGCGGCTCGAACCATTTTGCAAGAAGCGATCAAACTTGGCGGTACATCTTTTAGCCATTTTTATTCGGTCACTGGTAAACAAGGTTCTTACTGGAATCACCGTAAAGTTTATCAACGGGTGGGCGAACCATGTTTGAGATGCGGTTCGATTATCAAAAAAACCAGATGTGCTGGCCGAGGCACGTGTTATTGTTCGGGTTGCCAAAAATAA